From the Heliangelus exortis chromosome 14, bHelExo1.hap1, whole genome shotgun sequence genome, one window contains:
- the LOC139802568 gene encoding chloride intracellular channel protein 2-like isoform X1, translating to MESRQHKAAKEPEIELFVKAGLDGENIGNCPFCQRLFMVLWLKGVKFNVTTVDMARKPEELKDLAPGTNPPFLLFNKELKTDFIKIEEFLEQTLCPPMYPHLSPKYKESFDVGSDIFAKFSAYIKNPRKEANINLEKALLREFQRLDVYLNTPLPEEIDQDSVEDITISQRKFLDGDHLTLADCNLLPKLHIIKIAAKKYRDFEIPGDMTGVWRYLNNAYACDEFSHTCPADEEIEHTYASVARKMT from the exons GCTGGTCTGGATGGAGAAAACATCGGAAACTGCCCCTTCTGCCAGCGCCTCTTCATGGTGCTGTGGCTCAAAGGGGTCAAGTTCAACGTCACCACAGTGGACATGGCCAG GAAACCTGAAGAGCTGAAAGACTTAGCACCGGGCACCAACCCGCCCTTCTTGCTGTTCAACAAGGAGCTGAAAACAGACTTCATTAAGATTGAGGAGTTCCTGGAGCAGACCCTGTGTCCACCCAT GTACCCACACCTGAGCCCCAAGTACAAGGAGTCCTTTGACGTGGGGAGCGACATCTTTGCCAAGTTCTCAGCGTACATCAAGAACCCACGCAAGGAAGCCAATATCA ATCTTGAGAAGGCTTTGCTGAGGGAGTTTCAGCGGCTGGATGTCTATCTGAACACCCCTCTCCCTGAGGAGATCGACCAGGACAGCGTGGAGGACATCACCATCTCCCAGAGGAAATTCCTGGATGGAGACCACCTGACATTGGCTGACTGCAACCTCCTGCCCAAACTGCACATCATCAAG ATCGCAGCCAAGAAGTACCGTGACTTCGAGATCCCAGGGGACATGACGGGTGTCTGGCGCTACCTCAACAACGCCTACGCCTGCGATGAGTTCAGCCACACGTGTCCTGCAGATGAGGAGATCGAGCACACCTATGCCAGCGTGGCCAGGAAGATGACCTAG
- the LOC139802568 gene encoding chloride intracellular channel protein 2-like isoform X2 yields MESRQHKAAKEPEIELFVKAGLDGENIGNCPFCQRLFMVLWLKGVKFNVTTVDMARKPEELKDLAPGTNPPFLLFNKELKTDFIKIEEFLEQTLCPPMYPHLSPKYKESFDVGSDIFAKFSAYIKNPRKEANINLEKALLREFQRLDVYLNTPLPEEIDQDSVEDITISQRKFLDGDHLTLADCNLLPKLHIIKPCPPALSRSQPRSTVTSRSQGT; encoded by the exons GCTGGTCTGGATGGAGAAAACATCGGAAACTGCCCCTTCTGCCAGCGCCTCTTCATGGTGCTGTGGCTCAAAGGGGTCAAGTTCAACGTCACCACAGTGGACATGGCCAG GAAACCTGAAGAGCTGAAAGACTTAGCACCGGGCACCAACCCGCCCTTCTTGCTGTTCAACAAGGAGCTGAAAACAGACTTCATTAAGATTGAGGAGTTCCTGGAGCAGACCCTGTGTCCACCCAT GTACCCACACCTGAGCCCCAAGTACAAGGAGTCCTTTGACGTGGGGAGCGACATCTTTGCCAAGTTCTCAGCGTACATCAAGAACCCACGCAAGGAAGCCAATATCA ATCTTGAGAAGGCTTTGCTGAGGGAGTTTCAGCGGCTGGATGTCTATCTGAACACCCCTCTCCCTGAGGAGATCGACCAGGACAGCGTGGAGGACATCACCATCTCCCAGAGGAAATTCCTGGATGGAGACCACCTGACATTGGCTGACTGCAACCTCCTGCCCAAACTGCACATCATCAAG CCTTGTCCTCCTGCCCTCTCTAGATCGCAGCCAAGAAGTACCGTGACTTCGAGATCCCAGGGGACATGA